From a single Lacerta agilis isolate rLacAgi1 chromosome 3, rLacAgi1.pri, whole genome shotgun sequence genomic region:
- the FBXO11 gene encoding F-box only protein 11 isoform X1 codes for MVAEESGPGAQNSPYQLRRKTLLPKRTACPTKSSMEGASTSATENFGHRAKRARVSGKSQDLSAAPAEQYLQEKLPDEVVLKIFSYLLEQDLCRAACVCKRFSELANDPILWKRLYMEVFEYTRPMMHPEPGKFYQINPEEYEHPNPWKESFQQLYKGAHVKPGFAEHFYSNPARYKGRENMLYYDTIEDALGGVQEAHFDGLIFVHSGIYTDEWIYIESPITMIGAAPGKVADKVIIENTRDSTFVFMEGSEDAYVGYMTIRFNPDDKSAQHHNAHHCLEITVNCSPIIDHCIIRSTCTVGSAVCVSGQGACPTIKHCNISDCENVGLYITDHAQGIYEDNEISNNALAGIWVKNHGNPIIRRNHIHHGRDVGVFTFDHGMGYFESCNIHRNRIAGFEVKAYANPTVVRCEIHHGQTGGIYVHEKGRGQFIENKIYANNFAGVWITSNSDPTIRGNAIFNGNQGGVYIFGDGRGLIEGNDIYGNALAGIQIRTNSCPIVRHNKIHDGQHGGIYVHEKGQGVIEENEVYSNTLAGVWVTTGSTPVLRRNRIHSGKQVGVYFYDNGHGVLEDNDIYNHMYSGVQIRTGSNPKIRRNKIWGGQNGGILVYNSGLGFIEDNEIFDNAMAGVWIKTDSNPTLRRNKIHDGRDGGICIFNGGRGLLEENDIFRNAQAGVLISTNSHPVLRKNRIFDGFAAGIEITNHATATLEGNQIFNNRFGGLFLASGVNVTMKDNKIMNNQDAIEKAVSRGQCLYKISSYTSYPMHDFYRCHTCNTTDRNAICVNCIKKCHQGHDVEFIRHDRFFCDCGAGTLSNPCTLAGEPTHDTDTLYDSAPPIESNTLQHN; via the exons ATGGTTGCAGAAGAATCTGGTCCTGGTGCACAAAATAGTCCATACCAACTTCGCAGAAAAACTCTTTTACCTAAAAGAACAGCTTGCCCTACAAAGAGCAGCATGGAg GGTGCCTCTACTTCAGCTACAGAGAACTTTGGTCATCGAGCAAAACGTGCTAGAGTATCTGGAAAATCACAGGATTTGTCAG CAGCACCTGCAGAACAATATCTTCAAGAGAAGTTGCCCGATGAAGTGGTTCTGAAAATCTTCTCATACTTGCTGGAGCAAGATCTTTGTAGAGCAGCTTGTGTATGTAAGCGCTTCAGTGAGCTGGCTAATGATCCAATTTTGTG GAAACGACTCTACATGGAAGTATTTGAGTATACACGTCCAATGATGCACCCTGAACCTGGTAAATTTTATCAGATAAATCCAGAAGAGTATGAACACCCAAATCCCTGGAAGGAAagctttcagcaactg TATAAAGGAGCTCATGTAAAGCCAGGATTTGCTGAACATTTCTACAGTAATCCAGCAAGATATAAAGGAAGAGAAAACATGTTG TATTATGACACAATTGAAGATGCATTAGGTGGGGTTCAAGAAGCTCACTTTGATGGACTTATCTTTGTTCATTCTGGCATATACACGGACGAGTGGATATACATTGAATCTCCAATCACCATGATTGGTGCAG CACCTGGGAAAGTGGCAGATAAGGTCATTATAGAGAACACAAGAGATTCAACCTTTGTCTTCATGGAGGGATCTGAGGATGCTTACGTTGGTTATATGACAATCAGG tttaaccctgatgatAAATCTGCACAACATCACAATGCTCACCACTGCTTAGAGATTACAGTCAACTGCAGCCCAATAATAGACCATTGTATTATTCGAAGTACTTGTACAG TTGGTTCTGCAGTCTGTGTTAGTGGTCAAGGAGCTTGTCCCACTATCAAGCATTGCAACATCAGTGATTGTGAAAATGTTGGTCTCTACATTACAGATCACGCACAG GGAATATATGAGGACAATGAGATCTCCAATAATGCATTAGCTGGGATTTGGGTCAAAAACCACGGAAACCCTATTATTAGAAGGAATCATATTCATCATGGGCGCGATGTTGGTGTTTTCACGTTTGACCACGGCATG GGTTATTTTGAAAGCTGCAACATACATAGAAATAGAATAGCTGGTTTTGAAGTGAAAGCTTATGCCAACCCTACGGTAGTTCGTTGTGAAATCCACCATGGTCAAACCGGAGGAATCTATGTTCATGAAAAAGGAAGAGGACAATTTATAGAAAATAAGATCTATGCAAACAATTTTGCAGGTGTATGGATTACTTCAAACAGTGACCCAACAATAAG GGGTAATGCAATTTTCAATGGTAATCAAGGTGGAGTCTACATATTTGGTGATGGAAGAGGCCTTATTGAAGGAAATGACATATAtg GAAATGCATTAGCAGGGATACAGATTCGGACTAATAGCTGTCCCATTGTTCGACACAACAAGATTCATGATGGCCAACATGGCGGTATTTATGTG caTGAAAAAGGCCAAGGTGTGATTGAAGAAAATGAAGTTTACAGTAATACCTTGGCTGGAGTCTGGGTGACAACAGGAAGCACACCAGTGCTGAGAAGAAATAGAATACATAGTGGTAAACAG GTTGGTGTTTATTTCTATGACAATGGACATGGAGTGTTGGAGGACAATGATATTTATAACCATATGTACTCAGGGGTTCAAATCAG AACTGGAAGCAACCCCAAAATTAGGCGCAACAAAATTTGGGGAGGCCAGAATGGTGGGATTCTTGTTTATAATTCTG GGCTCGGCTTTATAGAAGACAATGAAATTTTTGATAATGCAATGGCTGGAGTTTGGATTAAGACAGACAGCAATCCCACATTAAGAAGAAACAAAATCCATGATGGAAGAGATGGAGGCATATGTATATTTAATGGGGGCAGAG GTCTCCTTGAAGAAAATGATATCTTTAGGAATGCACAAGCTGGGGTCCTTATCAGCACAAATAGTCATCCTGTGTtaagaaaaaatagaatatttgATGGATTTGCTGCTG GTATTGAAATAACAAATCATGCAACTGCAACTTTAGAAGGCAATCAGATTTTCAATAACCGGTTTGGAGGTTTATTTCTAGCCTCTGGAGTCAATGTGACAATGAAAG ATAACAAAATAATGAACAATCAAGATGCCATAGAAAAAGCTGTCAGTAGAGGCCAATGTTTATATAAAATATCAAGTTACACCAGCTACCCCATGCATGATTTCTATAG ATGTCACACTTGCAACACCACAGACCGCAACGCCATATGCGTAAACTGTATTAAGAAGTGCCATCAAGGACATGATGTGGAATTTATTAGGCATGATAG GTTTTTCTGCGACTGTGGTGCTGGAACACTCTCCAATCCATGTACATTAGCCGGAGAACCGACCCATGATACAGATACACTATATGACTCTGCTCCTCCTATAGAATCTAATACGCTGCAGCACAACTGA
- the FBXO11 gene encoding F-box only protein 11 isoform X2, which produces MVAEESGPGAQNSPYQLRRKTLLPKRTACPTKSSMEGASTSATENFGHRAKRARVSGKSQDLSAPAEQYLQEKLPDEVVLKIFSYLLEQDLCRAACVCKRFSELANDPILWKRLYMEVFEYTRPMMHPEPGKFYQINPEEYEHPNPWKESFQQLYKGAHVKPGFAEHFYSNPARYKGRENMLYYDTIEDALGGVQEAHFDGLIFVHSGIYTDEWIYIESPITMIGAAPGKVADKVIIENTRDSTFVFMEGSEDAYVGYMTIRFNPDDKSAQHHNAHHCLEITVNCSPIIDHCIIRSTCTVGSAVCVSGQGACPTIKHCNISDCENVGLYITDHAQGIYEDNEISNNALAGIWVKNHGNPIIRRNHIHHGRDVGVFTFDHGMGYFESCNIHRNRIAGFEVKAYANPTVVRCEIHHGQTGGIYVHEKGRGQFIENKIYANNFAGVWITSNSDPTIRGNAIFNGNQGGVYIFGDGRGLIEGNDIYGNALAGIQIRTNSCPIVRHNKIHDGQHGGIYVHEKGQGVIEENEVYSNTLAGVWVTTGSTPVLRRNRIHSGKQVGVYFYDNGHGVLEDNDIYNHMYSGVQIRTGSNPKIRRNKIWGGQNGGILVYNSGLGFIEDNEIFDNAMAGVWIKTDSNPTLRRNKIHDGRDGGICIFNGGRGLLEENDIFRNAQAGVLISTNSHPVLRKNRIFDGFAAGIEITNHATATLEGNQIFNNRFGGLFLASGVNVTMKDNKIMNNQDAIEKAVSRGQCLYKISSYTSYPMHDFYRCHTCNTTDRNAICVNCIKKCHQGHDVEFIRHDRFFCDCGAGTLSNPCTLAGEPTHDTDTLYDSAPPIESNTLQHN; this is translated from the exons ATGGTTGCAGAAGAATCTGGTCCTGGTGCACAAAATAGTCCATACCAACTTCGCAGAAAAACTCTTTTACCTAAAAGAACAGCTTGCCCTACAAAGAGCAGCATGGAg GGTGCCTCTACTTCAGCTACAGAGAACTTTGGTCATCGAGCAAAACGTGCTAGAGTATCTGGAAAATCACAGGATTTGTCAG CACCTGCAGAACAATATCTTCAAGAGAAGTTGCCCGATGAAGTGGTTCTGAAAATCTTCTCATACTTGCTGGAGCAAGATCTTTGTAGAGCAGCTTGTGTATGTAAGCGCTTCAGTGAGCTGGCTAATGATCCAATTTTGTG GAAACGACTCTACATGGAAGTATTTGAGTATACACGTCCAATGATGCACCCTGAACCTGGTAAATTTTATCAGATAAATCCAGAAGAGTATGAACACCCAAATCCCTGGAAGGAAagctttcagcaactg TATAAAGGAGCTCATGTAAAGCCAGGATTTGCTGAACATTTCTACAGTAATCCAGCAAGATATAAAGGAAGAGAAAACATGTTG TATTATGACACAATTGAAGATGCATTAGGTGGGGTTCAAGAAGCTCACTTTGATGGACTTATCTTTGTTCATTCTGGCATATACACGGACGAGTGGATATACATTGAATCTCCAATCACCATGATTGGTGCAG CACCTGGGAAAGTGGCAGATAAGGTCATTATAGAGAACACAAGAGATTCAACCTTTGTCTTCATGGAGGGATCTGAGGATGCTTACGTTGGTTATATGACAATCAGG tttaaccctgatgatAAATCTGCACAACATCACAATGCTCACCACTGCTTAGAGATTACAGTCAACTGCAGCCCAATAATAGACCATTGTATTATTCGAAGTACTTGTACAG TTGGTTCTGCAGTCTGTGTTAGTGGTCAAGGAGCTTGTCCCACTATCAAGCATTGCAACATCAGTGATTGTGAAAATGTTGGTCTCTACATTACAGATCACGCACAG GGAATATATGAGGACAATGAGATCTCCAATAATGCATTAGCTGGGATTTGGGTCAAAAACCACGGAAACCCTATTATTAGAAGGAATCATATTCATCATGGGCGCGATGTTGGTGTTTTCACGTTTGACCACGGCATG GGTTATTTTGAAAGCTGCAACATACATAGAAATAGAATAGCTGGTTTTGAAGTGAAAGCTTATGCCAACCCTACGGTAGTTCGTTGTGAAATCCACCATGGTCAAACCGGAGGAATCTATGTTCATGAAAAAGGAAGAGGACAATTTATAGAAAATAAGATCTATGCAAACAATTTTGCAGGTGTATGGATTACTTCAAACAGTGACCCAACAATAAG GGGTAATGCAATTTTCAATGGTAATCAAGGTGGAGTCTACATATTTGGTGATGGAAGAGGCCTTATTGAAGGAAATGACATATAtg GAAATGCATTAGCAGGGATACAGATTCGGACTAATAGCTGTCCCATTGTTCGACACAACAAGATTCATGATGGCCAACATGGCGGTATTTATGTG caTGAAAAAGGCCAAGGTGTGATTGAAGAAAATGAAGTTTACAGTAATACCTTGGCTGGAGTCTGGGTGACAACAGGAAGCACACCAGTGCTGAGAAGAAATAGAATACATAGTGGTAAACAG GTTGGTGTTTATTTCTATGACAATGGACATGGAGTGTTGGAGGACAATGATATTTATAACCATATGTACTCAGGGGTTCAAATCAG AACTGGAAGCAACCCCAAAATTAGGCGCAACAAAATTTGGGGAGGCCAGAATGGTGGGATTCTTGTTTATAATTCTG GGCTCGGCTTTATAGAAGACAATGAAATTTTTGATAATGCAATGGCTGGAGTTTGGATTAAGACAGACAGCAATCCCACATTAAGAAGAAACAAAATCCATGATGGAAGAGATGGAGGCATATGTATATTTAATGGGGGCAGAG GTCTCCTTGAAGAAAATGATATCTTTAGGAATGCACAAGCTGGGGTCCTTATCAGCACAAATAGTCATCCTGTGTtaagaaaaaatagaatatttgATGGATTTGCTGCTG GTATTGAAATAACAAATCATGCAACTGCAACTTTAGAAGGCAATCAGATTTTCAATAACCGGTTTGGAGGTTTATTTCTAGCCTCTGGAGTCAATGTGACAATGAAAG ATAACAAAATAATGAACAATCAAGATGCCATAGAAAAAGCTGTCAGTAGAGGCCAATGTTTATATAAAATATCAAGTTACACCAGCTACCCCATGCATGATTTCTATAG ATGTCACACTTGCAACACCACAGACCGCAACGCCATATGCGTAAACTGTATTAAGAAGTGCCATCAAGGACATGATGTGGAATTTATTAGGCATGATAG GTTTTTCTGCGACTGTGGTGCTGGAACACTCTCCAATCCATGTACATTAGCCGGAGAACCGACCCATGATACAGATACACTATATGACTCTGCTCCTCCTATAGAATCTAATACGCTGCAGCACAACTGA